A region from the Natronoarchaeum mannanilyticum genome encodes:
- a CDS encoding ABC transporter substrate-binding protein has translation MTDRSGSTRRNVLKASAVGGVGALAGCLASPESGDDEVTHTVTMEPVGEVEFTGVPEVWAANNGSWADMGIALGQDPPASAWLPSRYHTHYYDEIPGLSVDKSDMVRLSDDGVDAEKFYEIDADVHVIDPNFLTGRWSDSWSEEDIEEVEETTGGPFFGNSIFSTGYTWHEDYPYLSLYEAFEKLSEVFQEQERYEAFAEHHEQFQSNVEDAVPPEGERPAVAVMWAAGNDPDAFSPYLIGEGTSFKQWRDLKVRDAFAETNVRDFHDTRGQVDYETLLEIDPDVLLFRGHETQTEAEFRNTLVANMEANDTAQELTAVQNGDVYRGGPLYQGPITNMVVTERAAGQLYGVEEELYDRERVAEIVEGDF, from the coding sequence ATGACCGATCGAAGCGGATCGACGAGGCGGAACGTACTGAAAGCGAGCGCCGTCGGCGGCGTCGGCGCCCTCGCAGGCTGTCTGGCCTCGCCGGAGTCCGGCGACGACGAGGTAACCCACACCGTGACGATGGAGCCGGTCGGCGAGGTCGAGTTCACCGGCGTCCCCGAGGTCTGGGCCGCGAACAACGGGAGCTGGGCCGACATGGGGATCGCGCTGGGCCAGGATCCCCCGGCGTCAGCGTGGCTCCCCAGCCGATACCACACTCACTACTACGACGAGATCCCCGGGCTCAGCGTCGACAAGAGCGACATGGTCCGGCTGTCCGACGACGGCGTCGACGCCGAGAAGTTCTACGAGATCGACGCCGACGTCCACGTCATCGACCCGAACTTCCTGACGGGCCGGTGGTCCGACAGCTGGAGCGAGGAGGACATCGAGGAGGTCGAGGAGACGACCGGCGGCCCCTTCTTCGGCAACAGCATCTTCTCGACGGGGTACACCTGGCACGAGGACTACCCGTACCTCTCGCTGTACGAGGCGTTCGAGAAGCTCTCCGAGGTGTTCCAGGAGCAGGAGCGCTACGAGGCGTTCGCCGAGCACCACGAGCAGTTCCAGTCGAACGTCGAGGACGCCGTCCCGCCGGAGGGCGAGCGGCCCGCCGTCGCGGTCATGTGGGCCGCGGGGAACGACCCCGACGCGTTCTCGCCGTACCTGATCGGCGAGGGGACGAGCTTCAAGCAGTGGCGCGATCTGAAGGTCCGCGACGCGTTCGCCGAAACGAACGTTCGGGACTTCCACGACACCCGCGGTCAGGTCGACTACGAGACGCTGCTGGAGATCGACCCCGACGTCCTGCTGTTCCGCGGCCACGAGACCCAGACCGAAGCGGAGTTCCGGAACACGCTGGTCGCGAACATGGAGGCCAACGACACCGCTCAGGAGCTGACGGCCGTCCAGAACGGCGACGTCTACCGCGGCGGCCCGCTGTACCAGGGCCCGATCACGAACATGGTCGTGACCGAACGCGCGGCCGGGCAGCTCTACGGCGTCGAGGAGGAGCTGTACGATCGCGAGCGCGTCGCCGAGATCGTCGAGGGCGACTTCTAA
- a CDS encoding ABC transporter substrate-binding protein → MARESTTTRRAILGTGAALAAGATAGCTTYGGPSADDGGDDSYSVTMEPVGTVEFDAVPETWFPYTGDYADMGVALGQADGLAAIGVAARYGAHLYDELPGVGVDTSALTELYQDGTDPEIFHELGADVHLIDPNFMQNRLQWDRSDVEEVENTTGPFVGNTIFSRVYDWHDYADYSLYEAFEKVAQVFQEQARYEAFKAYHDEVIGDVRSRLPEDRPDVAVLYPAEVPPESFYPYLIGDGTQSKHWNDLGVGDALAAHDVTDAQAGGGTIDYETLLEVDPDVLAVRLQGEITPEYFEENVAAPIRDHDVASELRAVRNDRIVYGGLTYQGPIINLFQTERAAQGLYPDEFGGERLFDRERVAEIVNGNL, encoded by the coding sequence ATGGCTAGAGAAAGCACCACGACCAGACGCGCGATACTCGGAACGGGCGCGGCGCTCGCGGCCGGAGCGACGGCGGGTTGCACGACGTACGGCGGGCCGAGCGCCGACGACGGCGGCGACGATAGCTACTCGGTGACGATGGAACCGGTCGGCACGGTCGAGTTCGACGCGGTGCCCGAGACGTGGTTCCCCTACACGGGCGACTACGCCGACATGGGCGTCGCGCTGGGCCAGGCAGACGGACTCGCGGCCATCGGCGTCGCCGCGCGGTACGGCGCACACCTCTACGACGAGCTCCCCGGCGTCGGCGTCGACACGTCGGCGCTCACCGAACTGTACCAGGACGGCACCGACCCGGAGATCTTCCACGAACTCGGCGCCGACGTCCACCTGATCGATCCGAACTTCATGCAGAACCGGCTCCAGTGGGACCGGAGCGACGTCGAGGAGGTCGAGAACACGACCGGACCGTTCGTCGGCAACACGATCTTCTCCCGGGTGTACGACTGGCACGACTACGCCGACTACTCGCTGTACGAGGCGTTCGAGAAGGTCGCGCAGGTGTTCCAGGAGCAGGCACGCTACGAGGCGTTCAAAGCGTACCACGACGAGGTGATCGGAGACGTCCGCTCGCGACTCCCCGAAGACCGACCGGACGTCGCGGTGCTGTACCCGGCGGAGGTGCCCCCTGAGTCGTTCTACCCCTACCTGATCGGCGACGGTACTCAGTCGAAGCACTGGAACGATCTGGGCGTCGGCGACGCGCTGGCCGCCCACGACGTCACGGACGCCCAGGCCGGCGGCGGCACGATCGACTACGAGACGCTGCTGGAGGTCGATCCGGACGTGCTGGCTGTCAGGCTCCAGGGCGAGATCACGCCCGAGTACTTCGAGGAGAACGTCGCCGCGCCGATCCGCGACCACGACGTCGCGAGCGAGCTGCGGGCGGTCCGGAACGATCGGATCGTCTACGGCGGCCTGACCTACCAGGGGCCGATCATCAACCTGTTCCAGACCGAACGAGCGGCACAGGGACTCTATCCCGACGAGTTCGGCGGCGAACGGCTGTTCGACCGCGAGCGCGTCGCCGAAATCGTCAACGGAAACCTATGA
- a CDS encoding FAD-dependent oxidoreductase — translation MSEGRDDEVDAGTDVDADATGGTDVETANNVEAAIDATRDVVVIGGGPAGCSAAVFVARYGLDAVVFDRGPAALRRCAYLENYLGFPAGIDVDTFHELIHEHVERAGCALRSELVEAVERVEDDGPTPDDARFVVETDEGRRVAAAYVIAAAWYDGSYLRTLDDDAMFEEHEHHGELEERFDPEYPDEDGRTPFEGLYVASPAGQRSAQAIVAAGNGAHVARCLLEDHRIARGYPEGVATEYDWLRRDGEFSGEWAERDRWREWFENEAGEDHDLDDDRLEELRERYIDRAFETRLTDAEAESRADGGVERLVDVLGPERVLDAIDDATIEKYAEGSRDAR, via the coding sequence ATGAGCGAGGGGCGCGACGACGAGGTCGATGCGGGCACCGACGTCGACGCCGACGCGACCGGCGGGACAGACGTCGAGACGGCGAACAACGTCGAGGCGGCGATCGACGCCACTCGCGACGTCGTCGTGATCGGCGGCGGCCCGGCGGGCTGCTCGGCCGCGGTGTTCGTCGCCCGGTACGGCCTCGACGCGGTCGTGTTCGACCGCGGGCCGGCGGCGCTGCGCCGGTGCGCGTACCTCGAAAACTACCTCGGCTTCCCCGCGGGGATCGACGTGGACACGTTCCACGAGCTGATACACGAGCACGTCGAGCGGGCGGGCTGTGCGCTCCGCTCGGAGCTGGTCGAGGCCGTCGAGCGAGTCGAGGACGACGGCCCGACACCGGACGACGCCCGGTTCGTCGTCGAGACCGACGAGGGGCGCCGCGTCGCCGCGGCGTACGTGATCGCCGCGGCGTGGTACGACGGGTCGTACCTCCGCACGCTGGACGACGACGCGATGTTCGAGGAGCACGAACACCACGGCGAACTCGAGGAGCGGTTCGATCCCGAGTACCCCGACGAGGACGGCCGGACGCCGTTCGAGGGGCTGTACGTGGCCTCGCCCGCAGGCCAGCGCAGCGCCCAGGCGATCGTCGCGGCGGGCAACGGCGCCCACGTCGCGCGCTGTCTGCTCGAGGACCACCGCATCGCGCGGGGGTATCCCGAGGGCGTCGCGACGGAGTACGACTGGCTGCGACGGGACGGCGAGTTCTCCGGCGAGTGGGCCGAGCGGGACCGCTGGCGCGAGTGGTTCGAGAACGAGGCCGGCGAGGACCACGATCTCGACGACGATCGCCTAGAAGAGTTGCGGGAGCGCTACATCGACCGCGCGTTCGAGACGCGCCTCACGGACGCCGAGGCCGAGTCGCGAGCGGACGGCGGCGTCGAGCGGCTGGTCGACGTTCTCGGGCCCGAACGCGTGCTCGACGCCATCGACGACGCGACGATCGAGAAGTACGCCGAGGGAAGTCGGGACGCGCGGTGA